A portion of the Adhaeribacter radiodurans genome contains these proteins:
- a CDS encoding GNAT family N-acetyltransferase — protein sequence MTLRQLSDSDKEEIWALRSNVHINKYLERQPSKSLEEAITFINRVNSNISNNDSLYWAITLTGHKNLIGTICLFDFSDEKSKCEMGYELLIDYQGQGIMHEAAEKVIEYGIQTICLTRIEAFTHKDNQSSTNLLNKLGFKISDKPDQANNDLLLFSLTR from the coding sequence TTGACACTTCGGCAGCTTTCCGATAGTGACAAGGAAGAAATCTGGGCGCTTCGCTCTAACGTGCATATAAACAAGTATCTTGAGCGGCAACCAAGCAAATCACTCGAAGAGGCCATTACCTTCATCAATAGAGTCAATAGCAATATTTCAAATAATGATTCCCTGTATTGGGCCATTACACTTACGGGCCACAAAAATTTAATCGGAACAATTTGCTTATTTGACTTTTCGGACGAAAAAAGTAAATGCGAGATGGGCTATGAACTTTTAATTGATTATCAAGGACAAGGTATAATGCACGAAGCTGCTGAGAAAGTTATTGAGTATGGTATTCAAACAATTTGCCTTACCAGAATAGAAGCATTTACTCATAAAGACAATCAAAGCTCTACCAATCTCTTAAACAAATTAGGCTTTAAAATATCAGATAAACCTGACCAAGCAAATAATGATCTTTTATTATTTAGCTTAACACGATAA
- a CDS encoding VOC family protein, whose protein sequence is MALINPHINFNGNAEEAFTFYKSVFGGEFAKVIRFKDIASPEFPVAEKEENKIMHIALPIGTSNMLMANDVPESMGKTNENENRSKIVIITESKEEADKLFNGLSVGGQIEGPIGDSPWGSYFGMFRDKYGIEWIVEFDPKYNEKV, encoded by the coding sequence ATGGCACTAATCAATCCTCACATTAACTTCAACGGAAATGCCGAAGAAGCATTTACCTTTTACAAATCGGTATTTGGCGGAGAGTTCGCCAAAGTTATTCGTTTCAAAGACATTGCCAGTCCTGAATTTCCGGTAGCAGAAAAAGAGGAAAATAAAATTATGCATATTGCTTTGCCTATTGGTACAAGTAATATGTTGATGGCGAATGATGTTCCGGAAAGTATGGGAAAAACAAACGAAAACGAGAACAGAAGTAAAATTGTAATAATTACGGAAAGTAAAGAAGAAGCAGACAAATTGTTTAATGGGCTTTCGGTAGGTGGACAAATAGAAGGGCCTATTGGCGATAGCCCCTGGGGATCCTATTTTGGAATGTTCAGAGACAAATACGGTATAGAATGGATTGTGGAATTTGATCCAAAATATAACGAAAAAGTATAA
- a CDS encoding sodium:solute symporter family transporter, whose amino-acid sequence MLTSSLLLQASALPAASTLGTANPVSIIMFFLFVLITLYITYWAAKKTKTGSEFYAAGRNISGFQNGLALAGDYMSAASFLGIAGMVATKGYDGLIYSIGFLVGWPLIMFLIAEPLRNLGKYTFADVVAYRLQQRPIRIVSSVGSLLTIAFYLIAQMVGAGGLIKTLFGLQYELAVVVVGCVMTAYVLFGGMLATTWVQIIKAVLLLSGATVLVILSLATFNFSPANLFQSVADKYGEAMLSPGGFITNPFDALSLGLALMLGTAGLPHILMRFYTVPDAKAARKSVFVATGFIGYFYILTFFIGFSAMVLVGKPIIEGIDKGGNMAALLLAEQTGGTAFLGFIAAVAFATILAVVAGLTLSGASSISHDLYVHVFQKGVSNEKGEMKVAKRATVALGILSIVLGLVFKGQNVAFMVGLAFSIAASANFPALLMSIIWKKFTTQGAVWSIATGATLSLVLIVLSPTIWVDILQNSEAIFPLKNPALVSMSAAFLTGIVVSLVNPEPEAAEKFESEKLRTYLGIGAE is encoded by the coding sequence ATGCTTACTTCTTCCCTATTACTGCAGGCCTCTGCCCTGCCGGCTGCTTCTACTTTAGGCACCGCTAATCCGGTTTCCATTATTATGTTCTTTTTGTTTGTGTTGATTACTCTGTACATTACTTATTGGGCCGCAAAAAAAACAAAAACCGGTTCTGAATTTTATGCGGCGGGTCGTAATATCTCGGGTTTTCAGAACGGACTAGCTTTAGCCGGCGATTACATGAGTGCTGCTTCTTTTTTGGGCATTGCAGGTATGGTAGCCACCAAAGGCTACGACGGTCTGATTTATTCGATTGGTTTTTTAGTGGGTTGGCCATTAATTATGTTTTTAATTGCCGAACCATTGCGAAATTTAGGTAAATACACATTTGCCGACGTAGTAGCTTATCGACTGCAACAACGCCCCATCCGGATTGTCTCGTCGGTGGGTTCGTTGCTGACCATTGCTTTTTACCTAATTGCGCAAATGGTTGGTGCCGGCGGTTTAATAAAAACTTTGTTCGGGTTACAATACGAGTTAGCGGTGGTGGTAGTAGGCTGCGTTATGACGGCTTACGTTTTGTTCGGTGGTATGCTGGCTACTACCTGGGTGCAAATAATTAAAGCTGTTTTATTGCTGAGCGGAGCCACAGTACTGGTAATTTTATCTCTGGCTACTTTTAACTTCAGTCCGGCTAATTTATTTCAATCGGTGGCCGATAAGTACGGCGAGGCCATGCTTTCTCCCGGTGGCTTTATTACGAATCCTTTCGATGCCTTGTCCTTAGGCTTGGCCTTAATGCTGGGAACAGCCGGTTTACCGCATATTTTAATGCGCTTTTACACCGTTCCCGACGCCAAAGCCGCCCGTAAATCGGTTTTCGTAGCCACTGGTTTTATTGGTTATTTTTATATTCTTACTTTTTTTATTGGTTTCTCGGCCATGGTGCTGGTGGGCAAACCCATTATCGAAGGCATTGACAAAGGCGGCAATATGGCGGCCTTACTGCTAGCTGAACAAACGGGAGGTACGGCTTTTCTGGGTTTTATTGCCGCTGTGGCTTTTGCCACTATTCTGGCGGTAGTAGCCGGTTTAACGCTTTCGGGTGCTTCCAGCATTTCGCACGATTTGTACGTGCACGTGTTCCAAAAAGGTGTTTCAAACGAAAAAGGCGAAATGAAAGTAGCGAAACGCGCTACCGTAGCCTTGGGAATTTTATCAATTGTTTTAGGATTGGTTTTTAAAGGCCAGAATGTTGCCTTTATGGTGGGCCTGGCTTTTTCTATTGCGGCCAGCGCCAATTTTCCGGCGTTACTAATGTCGATTATCTGGAAGAAATTTACTACGCAAGGTGCCGTTTGGAGCATTGCTACGGGCGCTACTTTATCGCTGGTGCTTATTGTGCTTAGTCCTACTATTTGGGTAGATATTCTACAAAATTCCGAAGCTATTTTCCCGCTCAAAAATCCAGCCTTGGTCTCTATGTCGGCCGCATTTTTAACGGGTATTGTGGTATCTTTAGTAAATCCGGAACCGGAAGCGGCTGAAAAATTTGAATCTGAAAAGCTAAGGACGTATCTAGGGATCGGCGCCGAGTAA
- a CDS encoding DUF485 domain-containing protein, whose translation MHHPNKTAHAVIESPEFKRLVSKRWSVSLLLTITILVIYIGFLLVVAFDKELLATKIGSYLPLALPIGFGIIVTAWLLTGIYVFWANNTYDTEVQEIKNKINAN comes from the coding sequence ATGCATCACCCCAACAAAACAGCACACGCCGTTATTGAAAGTCCGGAATTTAAACGATTGGTTAGCAAACGCTGGTCGGTTTCGTTGCTACTTACCATAACCATTCTGGTAATTTACATTGGTTTTTTACTAGTGGTGGCTTTTGATAAAGAGTTACTCGCCACCAAAATTGGCAGCTATTTACCCTTAGCTTTGCCAATTGGTTTCGGCATTATTGTAACAGCCTGGCTGTTAACGGGTATTTACGTTTTTTGGGCCAATAACACCTACGACACCGAAGTACAGGAAATAAAAAATAAAATAAACGCCAATTAA
- a CDS encoding DUF4349 domain-containing protein: protein MSAPEEVLQNMDASYAKHEEQQAISKSSPIDAKIIRTANLKFQVSDFKKSTSAINQLIQQYKAQLLTANETRTDNTLENNLIIKVLPAQFESLLTGITEQSIYLDSKNIIAEDVTTEYIDISARLKTKKAVEARYLDLLKQAKTVKDIITVEEQLRQMQEEIESTEARLTYLNRQTNYNTINLNYYQKLATTSLPDTSFAVRVRNALQGGWDFMVALLIGLLHLWPLLLVIPIFIHYFRKFIRKYPPVR, encoded by the coding sequence GTGAGTGCTCCTGAAGAGGTTCTCCAGAACATGGATGCTTCGTATGCAAAGCATGAAGAACAACAAGCTATCTCTAAAAGCTCGCCGATAGATGCTAAAATAATCCGGACGGCCAATTTAAAGTTTCAGGTATCGGATTTTAAGAAAAGTACAAGTGCGATAAATCAACTCATTCAACAATATAAGGCGCAACTCTTAACTGCTAACGAAACCCGGACCGATAATACTTTAGAAAATAATTTAATCATTAAAGTGTTGCCAGCGCAGTTTGAATCTTTGCTAACCGGTATTACCGAGCAAAGTATTTACCTCGATTCAAAAAATATTATCGCCGAAGATGTAACCACTGAGTACATTGATATTTCGGCCCGGCTTAAAACTAAAAAAGCCGTAGAAGCCCGGTACCTGGATTTACTAAAACAAGCCAAAACGGTAAAAGACATTATTACTGTGGAAGAACAATTACGACAAATGCAGGAAGAAATTGAAAGTACCGAAGCCCGCCTTACTTACCTGAACCGGCAAACCAATTACAATACCATTAACCTTAATTATTACCAAAAACTAGCCACTACTTCGCTGCCTGATACCAGTTTTGCCGTTCGGGTACGTAATGCTTTGCAGGGTGGCTGGGATTTTATGGTAGCCTTATTAATTGGTTTGCTGCACCTGTGGCCTTTGCTCCTTGTTATTCCTATTTTTATTCATTACTTCCGCAAATTCATCCGTAAGTATCCACCCGTTAGGTAA
- a CDS encoding toxin-antitoxin system YwqK family antitoxin encodes MVYSWRYILFLFLFTLISFTSAAQNARKKVVSYHDLQRTAIKQIYYIVPPDTVPDGTYKRFYRSGKLEAITHFTNGKQDSIYQEFYENGAKRVKVAYQNGLRQGLFESFYPNGKPLQQASYTDDKQTGPIKSFYENGNPKTEATFINGFPEGEVKEYYPEGGLQSIITYVKSQQSGPAITYHPNGKVHTEAVYKNGVLDGSYKTYYDNGQLESEANNENGKRNGIVRTYYRSGKLKSETNYKTSTLVKPKVITPDGKINTERVLTKFKNTTSQADGPARTYHENGQKMSQVTFDKGKMTGLAQYFYPSGKLKQEIRFANEELDRKIISYYESGNVQEEQLYKNNVKIGDWKTYYDSKQLQTKETYLEGKLTGERLAYHENGQIKEKATYQNGKILGKLTTYFASGKVQSETEYKNGLKNGPFQQFFESGKPEITGTYRYNKQIGTWKQFTEDGKLLKTTEYKNGVAIAEK; translated from the coding sequence ATGGTTTATTCCTGGCGATACATTTTATTTCTCTTCTTATTTACTTTAATTAGCTTTACAAGTGCGGCCCAGAATGCCCGGAAAAAAGTTGTTAGTTACCACGACTTGCAACGCACGGCCATTAAACAAATTTACTATATCGTTCCACCCGACACGGTGCCCGATGGAACCTACAAACGCTTTTACCGGAGCGGCAAACTCGAAGCCATTACTCACTTTACGAACGGCAAACAAGATAGCATTTACCAGGAATTTTATGAGAACGGAGCGAAACGGGTAAAGGTGGCCTACCAAAATGGCTTAAGACAAGGTTTATTCGAATCTTTTTACCCGAATGGCAAGCCCTTGCAGCAAGCCAGCTACACCGACGATAAACAAACCGGACCCATTAAATCTTTTTACGAAAACGGCAATCCAAAAACTGAAGCTACTTTTATAAACGGCTTTCCCGAGGGAGAAGTAAAGGAATATTATCCCGAAGGAGGCTTACAATCAATAATTACGTATGTAAAAAGTCAGCAAAGTGGCCCGGCCATCACCTATCATCCTAACGGAAAAGTACACACCGAAGCCGTTTACAAAAATGGGGTATTGGATGGTTCTTACAAAACCTACTACGATAACGGCCAGTTAGAATCGGAAGCAAATAACGAGAATGGCAAACGCAACGGCATCGTGCGCACGTATTATCGCTCCGGAAAGTTAAAATCAGAAACTAATTACAAAACCAGCACCTTGGTAAAACCCAAAGTAATTACCCCCGACGGTAAAATTAACACAGAGCGGGTACTTACTAAATTTAAAAATACTACCAGCCAAGCCGATGGTCCGGCCCGGACATATCACGAAAATGGCCAGAAAATGAGTCAGGTAACTTTTGATAAAGGCAAAATGACGGGGTTGGCGCAATATTTTTACCCAAGCGGCAAATTAAAGCAGGAAATCCGGTTCGCGAACGAAGAACTAGACCGGAAAATTATTAGTTATTACGAGTCCGGTAACGTACAGGAAGAGCAATTGTACAAAAACAACGTTAAAATCGGCGACTGGAAAACGTATTACGACAGTAAACAACTGCAAACCAAAGAAACCTACCTGGAAGGAAAACTAACCGGCGAGCGCCTCGCTTACCACGAAAACGGCCAGATTAAAGAAAAAGCTACTTACCAGAACGGTAAAATTCTGGGTAAATTAACTACCTATTTTGCCAGCGGCAAAGTGCAATCCGAAACCGAATATAAGAATGGTTTAAAAAATGGACCTTTTCAGCAATTTTTCGAATCGGGCAAACCCGAAATTACCGGTACGTACCGCTATAACAAACAGATTGGCACCTGGAAACAATTTACAGAAGACGGAAAATTGCTAAAAACTACCGAATACAAAAACGGGGTAGCTATTGCCGAGAAATAA